Proteins from one Halovivax limisalsi genomic window:
- a CDS encoding DUF5794 domain-containing protein, translating into MSASQHPVAMRLQAFGDSDASLLALVMGLPLIDGIFPALVLSGALDDPFSAIQVGLLIFGGSATVAVILAEMDGDPRAQIRVVLTVGVPLILLAATQAAVAPAIESVLDLGIFKRFAALVVAAIAAKTASATVGEYLPSPGVIVGLGLVASLDPAGARLAVLTDPWLVVNATLAAVVGVSFALALAAFGPHLRSHVDIDRFRFGCALALGLLPLSLLGVAFGQAPLAVLVVAALFAFDPDGDETTSQRSPTATAPAVHRADGGQREAIADGDDSDAETSDDRPTAYGRYSGDADVDGTERAPWL; encoded by the coding sequence ATGAGCGCCTCCCAGCATCCGGTCGCGATGCGACTCCAGGCGTTCGGCGATTCGGACGCCTCGCTGCTGGCTCTCGTCATGGGCTTGCCGTTGATCGACGGCATCTTCCCCGCGCTCGTGCTCTCGGGCGCGCTCGACGATCCGTTCAGTGCGATCCAGGTCGGCTTGCTGATCTTCGGCGGGAGCGCCACGGTCGCCGTGATCCTCGCCGAGATGGACGGCGATCCGCGGGCGCAGATCCGCGTCGTCCTCACCGTGGGTGTTCCGCTGATCCTGCTCGCCGCCACGCAGGCGGCCGTCGCCCCGGCCATCGAGAGCGTGCTCGATCTGGGGATCTTCAAGCGATTCGCCGCGCTCGTCGTCGCCGCGATCGCCGCGAAGACCGCGAGCGCCACCGTCGGCGAGTACCTCCCCAGCCCCGGCGTGATCGTGGGGCTCGGCCTCGTCGCGAGTCTCGACCCGGCCGGGGCGCGCCTGGCCGTCCTGACCGATCCGTGGCTCGTCGTAAACGCGACGCTCGCCGCCGTGGTCGGCGTCTCGTTCGCACTCGCCCTCGCGGCGTTCGGCCCGCACCTGCGCTCGCACGTCGACATCGATCGCTTCCGCTTCGGCTGCGCGCTGGCGCTCGGACTCCTGCCGCTGTCCCTGCTCGGCGTCGCCTTCGGGCAGGCCCCGCTGGCCGTCCTCGTTGTCGCCGCCCTGTTCGCCTTCGATCCGGACGGGGACGAGACGACGTCCCAGCGCTCCCCGACTGCGACGGCACCGGCCGTTCACCGCGCGGACGGTGGGCAGCGAGAGGCGATCGCGGACGGAGACGACTCCGACGCCGAGACGAGCGACGACCGACCGACGGCGTACGGTCGATACTCCGGTGATGCGGACGTGGACGGCACCGAACGCGCGCCGTGGCTCTAG
- a CDS encoding type B DNA-directed DNA polymerase, translating into MTDGPFKVDYLDGEVVEWYAAPDGVETVWNPDFTPTIYAISDGDLSYEDLADRLDPHPLAVEMQLEPWRRGWRHDPEPVLRIDVPDIGAVDELASYLRDIGRPADVKCFNVDFSREFRYCLETGQTPAPARDLRTLELTAPATAMVDDVLSTLSIDGERITDDPGAVVNGVERALERIDPDVLILSSSELVPALYDAADACGRESFDLGRRPGWQTLAGASTFESYGQVGHSPARYNVPGRAIIDRSNTFFYEQSGLQGILDLARRSGKPLQELAWASIGNVLTAIQITEARERDVLTPWKSWRHEFFKSMRRLHEADRGGYTFAPDVGVHEDVHELDFSSLYPNIIVTRNISPETICCDCCDRADVPGLGYSICDERGYLADVLEPLISDRDAIKAEIRETDDPERQDALRQRADAIKWILVSCFGYQGFSNAKFGRIECHEAINAYAREILLDAKQTLEANGWRVVHGIVDSLWVQAREGMDQTDLEDVAREITTDAGIRLEHEGGFDWVAFVPMADSEAGALTKYFGRKLDGEYKFRGIEVRQHSTPAFVAECQKKLIDVFDAARSPEAVCDRLDRQLERLRSGDVNPMDLVIEVRSSKRLEEYTQSTHSVAALERAEAAGIGREPGQPVEYVVVDDSKAGRERVQLPHEEINGYDAEFYATDLVRAAESVLSPAGWREDEIREFLADQADSTLEAFGE; encoded by the coding sequence ATGACCGATGGACCGTTCAAAGTCGACTATCTGGACGGCGAGGTCGTCGAGTGGTACGCCGCGCCGGACGGGGTAGAGACCGTCTGGAACCCCGATTTTACGCCGACGATCTACGCGATCTCGGATGGCGACCTGTCGTACGAGGACCTTGCCGATCGCCTCGACCCGCATCCGCTCGCGGTGGAGATGCAACTCGAGCCGTGGCGGCGTGGCTGGCGACACGATCCGGAGCCCGTCCTCCGGATCGATGTCCCGGACATCGGCGCGGTCGACGAACTCGCCTCCTACCTCAGAGATATCGGCCGGCCGGCGGACGTGAAGTGCTTCAACGTGGACTTCTCGAGGGAGTTCCGGTACTGTCTCGAAACGGGGCAGACGCCGGCACCCGCACGAGACCTCCGGACACTAGAGCTCACCGCGCCGGCGACCGCGATGGTTGACGATGTTCTCTCGACGCTCTCGATCGACGGCGAGCGCATCACTGACGATCCCGGAGCGGTCGTGAACGGCGTCGAACGCGCTCTCGAACGTATCGACCCCGACGTGCTGATCCTCTCGTCGAGCGAACTCGTGCCGGCGCTGTACGATGCGGCGGACGCGTGCGGCCGCGAGTCGTTCGACCTGGGTCGCCGACCGGGCTGGCAAACCCTCGCCGGCGCGTCGACGTTCGAGAGTTACGGACAGGTTGGCCACTCCCCGGCTCGATACAACGTCCCGGGACGGGCGATCATCGACCGCTCGAACACGTTCTTCTACGAGCAATCCGGTCTCCAGGGCATCCTCGATCTGGCGCGTCGGTCGGGGAAGCCGCTGCAGGAACTCGCGTGGGCGTCGATCGGGAACGTCCTCACGGCGATCCAGATTACGGAGGCCCGTGAGCGGGACGTCCTGACGCCGTGGAAGTCCTGGCGTCACGAGTTCTTCAAATCGATGCGGAGGCTGCACGAGGCCGACCGCGGGGGCTACACGTTCGCGCCCGACGTCGGCGTTCACGAGGACGTCCACGAACTCGACTTTTCGAGTCTCTACCCGAATATCATCGTGACGCGGAACATCAGTCCGGAGACGATCTGCTGTGATTGTTGCGACCGGGCAGATGTCCCTGGCCTAGGGTACTCGATCTGCGACGAGCGCGGCTATCTGGCGGACGTCCTCGAGCCGTTGATCTCGGACAGAGATGCGATCAAGGCGGAAATTCGAGAGACGGACGATCCGGAGCGCCAGGACGCGCTGCGACAGCGGGCGGACGCGATCAAGTGGATTCTCGTCTCCTGTTTCGGCTACCAGGGGTTCTCGAACGCGAAGTTCGGCCGCATCGAGTGTCACGAGGCGATCAACGCCTACGCCCGCGAGATCCTGCTCGACGCGAAACAGACTCTCGAAGCCAACGGCTGGCGCGTCGTCCACGGGATCGTCGATAGTCTCTGGGTGCAGGCTCGCGAGGGGATGGACCAGACTGATCTGGAAGACGTCGCCCGTGAGATCACCACGGATGCTGGAATACGACTAGAACACGAGGGCGGCTTCGACTGGGTGGCGTTCGTCCCGATGGCTGACAGCGAGGCCGGCGCGCTGACGAAGTACTTCGGCCGGAAGCTCGACGGCGAGTACAAGTTCCGCGGCATCGAGGTCCGCCAGCACTCGACGCCGGCGTTCGTCGCCGAGTGCCAGAAAAAGTTGATAGATGTGTTCGATGCGGCGCGGTCGCCCGAGGCCGTCTGCGATCGACTCGATCGGCAGTTAGAGCGGCTTCGATCGGGCGACGTGAATCCGATGGACCTCGTCATCGAAGTGCGTTCCTCGAAGCGCCTCGAGGAGTACACGCAGTCCACACATTCGGTCGCAGCGCTGGAACGAGCCGAGGCCGCCGGGATCGGTCGCGAACCCGGCCAACCCGTCGAGTACGTGGTCGTCGACGACTCGAAAGCGGGTCGCGAACGGGTGCAGCTGCCCCACGAGGAGATCAATGGGTATGATGCAGAGTTCTACGCGACAGACCTCGTCCGGGCGGCCGAGAGCGTCCTTTCGCCGGCAGGCTGGCGTGAGGACGAGATCCGTGAGTTTCTGGCTGATCAAGCGGATTCGACGCTGGAGGCGTTCGGAGAGTGA